In Bacteroidota bacterium, a genomic segment contains:
- a CDS encoding sigma-70 family RNA polymerase sigma factor: MFGNKNITKISDIELIISYKKSNNHSIVGELFKRYTQFVFLVCMKYLKNEEDSKDAMMQIYEKLFVDLKKHNIANFKSWLHVVTKNFCLLKIRSSKTKVQFSESIIIDDESDLIEDFSFFHKDIENGKEEKLQSLEKAIESLNEKQKKCIEMFYLQEKCYNEIADATGFSLKNVKSFIQNGKRNIKMKLQKDYS, translated from the coding sequence TTGTTCGGCAACAAAAATATAACAAAAATATCTGATATAGAGCTTATTATCAGTTACAAAAAAAGTAACAATCACTCAATCGTGGGCGAGTTGTTCAAACGCTATACTCAATTTGTTTTTTTAGTTTGCATGAAATACTTAAAAAATGAAGAAGATAGCAAAGACGCAATGATGCAAATTTATGAAAAACTTTTTGTAGATCTGAAAAAGCATAATATTGCAAATTTCAAATCGTGGCTTCATGTTGTTACGAAAAATTTTTGTTTGTTGAAAATTCGTAGCAGTAAAACAAAGGTACAGTTTTCGGAATCTATTATTATCGATGATGAAAGTGATTTAATAGAAGATTTTAGTTTTTTTCATAAAGATATTGAAAATGGAAAAGAAGAAAAATTGCAAAGCTTGGAAAAAGCTATCGAAAGTTTAAACGAAAAACAAAAGAAGTGTATAGAAATGTTCTATCTTCAAGAAAAGTGTTATAACGAAATTGCTGATGCGACCGGCTTCAGTCTGAAAAACGTTAAAAGTTTTATTCAAAACGGAAAAAGAAATATTAAAATGAAACTCCAAAAAGATTATTCTTAA
- the trmB gene encoding tRNA (guanosine(46)-N7)-methyltransferase TrmB translates to MAKRKLQRFADIKQFDNVVDIEISDILNQDFELKLLWKSKFFNNSNPIVLELACGKGEYTIGLAEKIPEKNFIGIDKKGARMWVGAKYALDNKLQNVAFIRTRIELLASFFGKNEVDEIWITFPDPQLKSSKKRLTSARFLNLYRNIIKPSSIIHLKTDSQELFDFTNKMIEFNKLNLLFSTNNVENANLFSDILSIKTNYENIFLEEGKKIKYLKFELNKEQKVIPFD, encoded by the coding sequence ATGGCTAAAAGGAAACTTCAAAGGTTTGCAGATATTAAGCAATTTGATAATGTTGTTGATATTGAAATCTCAGATATTTTAAATCAAGATTTTGAACTAAAATTATTATGGAAGAGCAAATTCTTTAACAATTCAAACCCAATTGTTCTTGAACTTGCATGCGGAAAAGGAGAATATACTATTGGTCTTGCCGAAAAAATTCCTGAAAAGAATTTTATTGGGATTGATAAAAAAGGGGCAAGGATGTGGGTAGGAGCAAAATATGCTTTAGATAACAAACTACAGAATGTAGCATTCATCAGAACAAGGATAGAATTGTTAGCATCGTTTTTTGGGAAAAATGAAGTTGATGAAATTTGGATAACTTTTCCCGATCCTCAGCTTAAAAGTAGTAAAAAACGCTTAACATCAGCTCGTTTTTTAAATTTGTATAGGAACATAATAAAGCCAAGCTCAATAATTCATCTCAAAACCGATAGTCAGGAATTATTCGATTTTACAAACAAAATGATAGAATTCAACAAGCTAAACCTTTTGTTCTCAACCAATAATGTCGAAAATGCAAATCTATTTTCAGATATTTTATCAATAAAAACAAATTATGAGAATATTTTTCTTGAAGAAGGAAAAAAAATCAAATACTTGAAGTTTGAATTAAATAAAGAACAAAAAGTCATTCCTTTTGACTAA
- a CDS encoding GTP-binding protein, translating into MNKIKYKCPKCGSSICELGEIRTTGSFVTKIFNIQNKRFTTVTCTKCSFTELYSEKSNKLGNVLDFFTN; encoded by the coding sequence ATGAACAAAATAAAATACAAATGCCCGAAATGCGGAAGCAGCATTTGCGAATTAGGAGAAATAAGAACTACAGGAAGTTTTGTTACAAAAATATTCAACATACAAAACAAAAGGTTTACAACTGTAACTTGCACGAAGTGTTCGTTTACAGAACTTTATAGCGAAAAAAGCAACAAATTGGGAAATGTACTCGATTTCTTTACAAACTAA
- a CDS encoding Arc family DNA-binding protein, translating into MAKKKTFLLRLNPDMMEAIEKWASDEFRSINGQLEWILHKSLKDTKRLKKEK; encoded by the coding sequence ATGGCAAAGAAAAAAACTTTCCTTTTGAGGCTAAATCCTGATATGATGGAGGCAATAGAAAAATGGGCTTCCGATGAATTCCGTAGTATTAATGGACAGCTCGAATGGATTTTACATAAATCTTTAAAAGACACAAAACGATTAAAAAAAGAAAAATAA
- the dtd gene encoding D-tyrosyl-tRNA(Tyr) deacylase, producing the protein MKAVIQRVSEASVTINKNIFSEIKDGLLILIGIECADNLEDIKWLSNKISNLRIFNDEEGKMNLSLKETNGEVLIISQFTLHSKTKKGNRPSYINAAKPEIAIPFYENFVGQIAIDIGKKPKVGEFGAMMDVKLINSGPVTIIIDTKNKE; encoded by the coding sequence ATGAAAGCTGTAATCCAAAGAGTTTCAGAAGCTTCGGTAACAATTAATAAAAATATATTTTCAGAAATTAAAGATGGGCTTTTAATTTTAATCGGAATTGAATGTGCAGATAATCTGGAAGATATTAAATGGCTGTCAAACAAAATTTCAAATCTTAGAATCTTTAACGATGAAGAAGGAAAAATGAATTTGTCATTGAAAGAAACTAATGGAGAGGTTCTGATTATCAGCCAATTTACTCTTCATTCTAAAACGAAGAAAGGAAATCGTCCATCGTACATAAATGCTGCAAAACCCGAAATTGCAATACCATTTTATGAAAACTTCGTTGGTCAAATAGCTATTGATATCGGTAAAAAGCCAAAAGTTGGAGAATTTGGAGCAATGATGGATGTTAAACTAATAAATAGTGGGCCTGTAACAATAATTATTGATACAAAAAACAAAGAATAA
- a CDS encoding T9SS type A sorting domain-containing protein, translating into MKKTLMLFSVLFALAFSTFGQAPIVSISSEIATEEFGETNPVPLNPLCGLDAMFNWYDIGNYTFDFELVNQYASAGYIIDWDFGDGGMASNADYVSYTYSFGGLYDVTCTVTDPYDPTCFDSYTETISICNVDADFSWVDQGNMTFDFATVGTFSSNEFSIDWDFYDGNFGSGMNITHSFAAPGTYFVECTVTSLLDPTCTDVVTYDVIVSSSAPWTLPALTGTNHTILVPSLAGITVDGIPISDGSYVGVFFNDANGDLICGGYTYYESLTGNNMFITAWGADIGFDGFATGEEFKWKIWDLTSATEFDASAIYNLSGAFPNDAFFVANGMSGIQSLSAITVQTQDLIADLGWNIVSTYIDPFEPGVDSVFASVSSEIELVKDGYGMVYWPAYGINAIGDFTIGEGYQVKMFSTQVISITGLMVAPELTPITIPSGWSIIGYLRHSAAPIDVMLNPIVNNITIIKNSFGMVYWPLYGINAIGNMVPGQGYQFKMDATDILTYPANTVTSTKSDVYVPIPINYNDIQNTGSNMILGIPQQAWEILPSINSEIGIFNQNGDLLGSSVFTGSNLSVAIWGDDFSTNSKEGISNGETYSIVLWDQLMNEEYHLEVTNWIEGNEQYLENGISVVGEFKTSSFISNSSELLQNVPNPFSTTTTIGFFLAEKSDVHIGIYNVVGELLEVLVSQEFESGEHTIEFNADKFASGAYHYKIISNNFTDTKSLLIQK; encoded by the coding sequence ATGAAAAAAACATTAATGCTATTTAGTGTGTTATTTGCTTTAGCCTTTAGCACATTTGGCCAAGCTCCCATTGTTTCTATTTCGTCTGAAATAGCAACTGAAGAGTTTGGCGAAACTAATCCAGTTCCTCTTAACCCACTATGTGGCTTAGATGCCATGTTTAATTGGTATGATATTGGAAACTACACTTTCGATTTTGAATTAGTAAATCAATATGCAAGTGCTGGCTACATTATTGATTGGGATTTTGGAGATGGAGGAATGGCAAGCAATGCCGATTATGTAAGCTACACATATTCTTTTGGTGGCTTATATGATGTAACTTGTACTGTAACCGACCCTTATGATCCTACTTGCTTTGATTCATATACAGAAACAATCAGTATCTGTAATGTAGATGCAGATTTTTCTTGGGTTGACCAAGGCAATATGACCTTTGATTTTGCAACTGTTGGAACATTCAGCTCTAATGAATTTTCTATTGATTGGGATTTCTATGATGGAAACTTTGGTTCAGGTATGAATATTACACATTCATTTGCTGCTCCAGGTACTTATTTCGTTGAATGTACAGTTACTTCATTATTAGATCCTACTTGTACTGATGTAGTAACTTACGATGTAATTGTATCAAGCTCTGCACCATGGACATTACCAGCATTAACTGGCACAAACCATACAATCTTAGTACCATCATTAGCTGGTATTACTGTTGATGGAATACCAATTTCTGATGGAAGTTACGTTGGTGTGTTCTTTAATGATGCAAATGGCGACTTAATTTGTGGTGGATATACATATTACGAGTCCTTAACTGGAAATAATATGTTCATTACCGCATGGGGTGCCGATATAGGATTTGATGGATTTGCCACTGGCGAAGAATTCAAATGGAAAATTTGGGATCTAACATCAGCAACTGAATTTGATGCTAGTGCAATTTACAATTTATCTGGTGCATTCCCTAATGATGCATTCTTTGTGGCAAATGGTATGAGCGGAATTCAATCATTGAGCGCAATAACTGTTCAGACTCAGGACCTTATAGCAGATTTAGGTTGGAACATTGTTTCGACTTACATAGATCCATTCGAACCTGGAGTTGATTCAGTCTTTGCTTCTGTTTCTTCTGAAATTGAATTAGTTAAAGACGGATATGGAATGGTTTATTGGCCTGCTTATGGTATCAATGCTATTGGAGATTTTACAATAGGCGAAGGATATCAGGTTAAAATGTTTTCAACACAAGTCATTTCAATAACTGGTCTTATGGTTGCTCCTGAATTAACACCAATTACAATTCCTTCAGGGTGGAGTATAATTGGTTATTTACGTCATTCTGCAGCACCAATTGATGTTATGCTGAATCCAATAGTAAATAATATTACAATTATCAAAAATAGTTTTGGTATGGTTTACTGGCCATTGTATGGAATTAATGCAATTGGCAATATGGTTCCTGGACAAGGATATCAATTCAAAATGGATGCTACAGATATTCTGACATATCCAGCCAATACTGTAACAAGTACTAAGTCTGATGTTTATGTGCCAATCCCTATAAATTATAATGACATCCAAAATACCGGAAGCAATATGATTTTAGGAATACCACAACAAGCATGGGAAATTCTACCTTCAATAAATAGTGAGATAGGTATTTTCAACCAAAATGGCGATCTTTTAGGAAGTTCTGTTTTTACAGGATCTAACCTTTCTGTAGCTATTTGGGGAGACGATTTCTCAACTAATTCAAAAGAAGGTATTTCAAATGGTGAAACATATTCTATCGTTTTATGGGATCAACTCATGAATGAAGAATATCATCTTGAAGTTACAAATTGGATTGAAGGAAATGAGCAATATTTAGAAAATGGAATAAGTGTTGTTGGGGAGTTTAAAACCTCATCATTCATTTCAAACTCTTCTGAATTGCTTCAAAATGTACCAAATCCATTTAGTACTACTACAACTATAGGATTCTTTTTAGCAGAAAAATCTGATGTTCACATTGGAATTTACAATGTTGTTGGAGAATTACTTGAAGTATTAGTTTCGCAAGAATTTGAATCTGGAGAGCATACTATAGAATTTAATGCTGATAAATTTGCTTCTGGTGCATACCATTACAAAATAATCAGCAATAACTTTACAGATACAAAAAGCTTGTTGATTCAGAAATAA